A window of the Bacteroides thetaiotaomicron VPI-5482 genome harbors these coding sequences:
- a CDS encoding SH3 beta-barrel fold-containing protein, with product MTEMKKQHSLPRVRLMRRAAVIRRNNDMNRRDALIIAHRIGGLIRKMHRENVKFCYTKQDGTVRHAVGTLTGYQHSFHRPYMPRPENTFVVYYDLEAKGWRTFHAENFLCVE from the coding sequence ATGACTGAAATGAAAAAACAACATTCCCTCCCACGGGTACGGCTCATGAGGCGGGCCGCCGTCATCCGTCGCAACAATGACATGAACCGGCGTGATGCGCTCATCATCGCCCACCGAATCGGTGGACTGATAAGGAAGATGCACAGGGAGAACGTGAAATTCTGCTACACCAAGCAGGACGGAACCGTGCGCCACGCTGTCGGCACGCTCACCGGATATCAACACAGTTTTCACCGCCCCTATATGCCACGACCGGAAAATACGTTTGTAGTCTACTACGACCTCGAAGCCAAAGGGTGGCGCACGTTTCATGCCGAAAATTTCCTTTGCGTCGAATGA
- a CDS encoding HNH endonuclease — translation MENWRFIEANSDYMVSDHGRILSFKGKSKLIISSSITAKGYEYVAIRQKGIYVGYSVHRLVATAFIPNPKRLPQVNHLDGNKLNNHVANLEWCDAYDNVMHAIRTGLRPSSPALSPVPCATTDEAGNILQAYPSMNALVKGEQMNPKQRNWLVLHLLHPERLKQSAMKKKSRAERSGSEECFLIAPEIPVLTVKADSIGEFEAGNPLGIGKSSNSVGEFEAGNPLGIGKSSNSVEEFEAGNPLGIGKSSNSVGEFKAGNVCVQPVSFSFVSSPFPLISLFAPIHHSVTQHYYRRLSPEESAIFGFNTYILPRERGQRKEFLQ, via the coding sequence ATGGAAAATTGGAGATTTATCGAAGCAAATTCCGATTATATGGTTTCAGACCACGGGCGGATATTGAGTTTCAAAGGCAAATCGAAGTTGATAATCAGCAGCAGCATTACCGCAAAAGGTTATGAGTACGTGGCCATCCGCCAAAAGGGGATATACGTCGGCTACTCTGTACACCGCTTAGTGGCAACAGCTTTTATCCCCAACCCGAAGCGTCTCCCCCAAGTGAACCACCTCGACGGAAACAAGCTCAACAACCACGTCGCCAACCTCGAATGGTGCGATGCCTACGACAATGTCATGCACGCCATCCGGACCGGTCTGCGTCCGTCGTCACCCGCCCTCTCCCCCGTCCCCTGTGCCACAACGGACGAGGCAGGAAATATCCTGCAAGCCTATCCATCCATGAACGCACTGGTAAAAGGGGAACAAATGAACCCTAAACAACGTAATTGGCTGGTGCTGCATTTATTACACCCCGAAAGACTGAAGCAATCGGCCATGAAGAAAAAGTCAAGAGCCGAAAGAAGCGGTTCGGAAGAATGCTTTCTGATAGCACCCGAAATACCTGTGCTGACCGTCAAAGCTGATTCAATCGGGGAGTTCGAAGCAGGCAATCCACTTGGGATAGGCAAATCGAGCAATTCAGTCGGGGAGTTCGAAGCAGGCAATCCGCTTGGGATAGGCAAATCGAGTAATTCAGTCGAGGAGTTCGAAGCAGGTAATCCGCTTGGGATAGGCAAATCGAGCAATTCAGTCGGGGAGTTCAAGGCAGGCAATGTATGTGTGCAGCCAGTTTCTTTTTCCTTTGTTTCATCGCCTTTTCCTCTTATTTCTCTCTTTGCCCCTATACATCATTCAGTGACGCAGCACTATTACCGCCGCCTGTCCCCCGAAGAATCCGCCATTTTTGGTTTCAACACTTATATATTGCCCAGAGAAAGAGGACAAAGAAAGGAGTTTCTGCAATGA
- a CDS encoding N-acetylmuramoyl-L-alanine amidase yields the protein MKDTIIIHCSATRAGQDITAADIDCWHRARGFWSIGYHYVIRLDGTIEPGRDVTLDGAHCMGWNQRSIGICYVGGLDKEGRPADTRTDAQRTALIRLVKSLQLAFPNVKQVIGHRDTSPDLNGDGIISPNEYMKACPCFDVKKEF from the coding sequence ATGAAAGACACCATCATCATCCACTGTTCCGCCACCCGTGCGGGACAGGACATCACCGCTGCCGACATCGACTGCTGGCACCGTGCCCGTGGCTTCTGGTCCATCGGCTATCATTACGTCATCCGCCTCGACGGCACCATCGAACCGGGACGGGACGTCACCCTCGACGGGGCGCATTGTATGGGCTGGAACCAGCGTTCCATCGGCATCTGCTACGTCGGCGGACTGGACAAGGAAGGCCGCCCCGCCGACACACGGACAGATGCACAACGCACCGCCCTCATCCGACTGGTGAAATCTCTGCAACTGGCCTTCCCCAACGTGAAACAGGTCATCGGACACCGGGACACAAGCCCCGACCTCAACGGAGACGGCATCATCTCACCCAATGAATACATGAAAGCCTGTCCCTGCTTCGATGTGAAAAAGGAGTTCTAG
- a CDS encoding DUF4373 domain-containing protein, with protein sequence MARISKPGLDYFPLDVNFFQDRKVRRISNRHHAAGIAALTSLLCLIYKEKGFYVAWNQDTLFDISQEVCCEEEEMQAIIDDCLSVGLFDTYIYKEYGILTSQAIQEQYHKIITDSRRKYKLPLERFWLIKEEKDGTGNNSADIRSNINSKGTEVDEAENKIVDAGVNTTKTGVNITATEVTKTKPGIGTTGTNIHAAGTDIHAAGTGINATKTVTDGAAMKINAAKNREIAATIPQTKQETDTEIESKSETDTEIQSKPKREMENDIKPEREKDKERERQSKTENEWEKDREQPPVPSNGVSQAAPVAVKGLSLEISSGKREEENKEERRNGGIE encoded by the coding sequence ATGGCCCGTATTTCCAAACCCGGATTAGATTATTTCCCGCTCGATGTCAACTTCTTCCAAGACAGGAAGGTACGCCGCATTTCCAACCGTCATCATGCGGCAGGAATTGCCGCACTCACTTCCCTGCTCTGCCTCATCTACAAAGAAAAGGGATTTTACGTCGCATGGAATCAAGATACCTTGTTCGACATTTCGCAGGAAGTGTGTTGCGAGGAGGAGGAGATGCAGGCCATCATCGACGACTGCCTGTCCGTCGGACTGTTCGACACCTATATATATAAGGAGTACGGGATTCTGACTTCGCAAGCCATCCAAGAGCAATACCACAAAATCATTACCGACAGCCGAAGGAAATACAAACTTCCGCTGGAACGGTTTTGGCTCATCAAGGAAGAAAAGGATGGAACGGGAAATAATTCCGCAGACATAAGAAGCAATATAAATTCAAAAGGTACAGAAGTGGATGAAGCGGAAAACAAGATAGTAGATGCAGGAGTCAACACAACAAAAACAGGAGTCAATATCACAGCTACAGAAGTTACTAAAACAAAGCCAGGAATCGGCACGACAGGCACAAACATCCATGCAGCAGGCACAGACATCCATGCAGCAGGCACAGGAATCAATGCTACAAAAACAGTGACCGACGGAGCAGCTATGAAAATTAATGCTGCAAAAAACCGAGAAATTGCAGCAACAATCCCACAAACAAAACAGGAAACGGATACAGAAATCGAAAGTAAATCGGAAACGGATACTGAGATTCAAAGCAAACCGAAAAGAGAGATGGAAAATGATATCAAACCGGAAAGAGAAAAAGACAAAGAGAGAGAAAGACAAAGCAAAACCGAAAATGAATGGGAGAAAGATAGAGAGCAGCCGCCCGTTCCGTCAAACGGCGTTTCTCAGGCTGCGCCTGTTGCTGTCAAAGGTTTGTCTTTAGAAATCTCGTCCGGAAAAAGGGAGGAGGAAAATAAGGAAGAAAGAAGAAATGGAGGAATAGAATAG
- a CDS encoding Rpn family recombination-promoting nuclease/putative transposase — translation MSKFINPFTDYGFKLIFGREVSKDLLIEFLNDLLEGERVITDLTFLNNEQLPDYPEGRGIIYDVYCTTDTGEKIIVEMQNRMQSNFKERSIFYLSRAIVNQGRTGHDWKFEIKAVYGVFLMNFIMDKNIKLRTDVILADKETGELFSEKFRQIFIALPLFKKSEEECETNFERWIYILNNMETLKRLPFKARKAVFEKLEEIADVASMSPKERELYDNSVKVYRDYLVTMDAAEKEGIKKGMKEGMKEGLKKGLEEGLEEGLKKGREEALNIFQTAIDMKKQGIDNQLIAEKTGLPLSLIESLK, via the coding sequence ATGAGCAAATTTATCAATCCGTTCACCGACTACGGATTCAAATTAATATTCGGCAGAGAAGTCTCCAAGGATTTACTAATCGAATTTCTGAACGACCTTCTCGAAGGTGAACGAGTGATAACCGACTTAACGTTTTTGAACAACGAGCAGCTGCCGGACTACCCGGAAGGACGAGGCATCATCTACGATGTCTACTGCACCACGGACACGGGCGAAAAGATAATTGTCGAAATGCAAAACCGCATGCAGAGCAACTTTAAAGAACGCTCCATTTTCTATCTCTCCCGTGCCATCGTCAACCAGGGCCGGACGGGGCACGACTGGAAATTTGAAATAAAAGCTGTTTACGGAGTCTTTCTGATGAATTTCATCATGGACAAGAACATAAAACTCCGGACAGACGTTATTCTTGCAGACAAGGAGACTGGTGAACTCTTCTCGGAGAAATTCCGGCAAATATTCATCGCCCTCCCCCTCTTCAAAAAAAGCGAAGAGGAATGTGAAACGAATTTTGAACGTTGGATTTATATATTAAATAATATGGAAACTTTAAAACGCCTGCCATTCAAGGCACGAAAAGCCGTCTTCGAAAAACTCGAAGAGATCGCTGATGTGGCTTCTATGTCCCCAAAAGAGAGGGAGCTATACGATAATAGCGTCAAAGTGTACCGGGATTATTTGGTGACAATGGATGCAGCGGAAAAGGAAGGAATAAAAAAAGGGATGAAAGAAGGAATGAAAGAAGGACTGAAGAAAGGACTTGAAGAAGGACTTGAGGAAGGCCTGAAGAAAGGTCGCGAAGAAGCCTTGAACATCTTTCAGACAGCCATCGACATGAAAAAGCAAGGAATTGACAATCAACTCATTGCCGAAAAGACCGGTCTGCCCCTATCGCTCATAGAAAGCCTCAAATAA
- a CDS encoding carboxypeptidase-like regulatory domain-containing protein, translating to MKRKLMFFMTFLFVGIGLVTAQTSRVTGVVTAEEDGLPVVGASVLVNGTTLGTITDIDGKFTITNVPSSSKTY from the coding sequence ATGAAAAGAAAATTGATGTTCTTTATGACCTTCCTTTTTGTGGGTATAGGTCTGGTGACAGCGCAGACGTCCCGAGTTACCGGTGTGGTAACCGCCGAGGAAGATGGCCTGCCTGTTGTAGGTGCTTCGGTATTGGTGAATGGCACTACTCTTGGTACTATCACGGATATTGATGGTAAGTTTACAATCACGAATGTACCAAGTTCTTCTAAGACTTATTGA